The following are encoded in a window of Streptomyces sp. Go-475 genomic DNA:
- a CDS encoding SDR family oxidoreductase has product MDDTGEREAVHHEEEQSAPQVVSEPAPPYDSDKQPRPGIEADMRTAPHYRASRYRASGKLEGKAALITGGDSGIGRAVALLYAREGADVALVYLPEEQVDAERVRREVEEQGRRCLLLPGDLTDPEFCGRAVERTVAELGGLNILVSNAAYLNSKLELEQLTAEDFDRTFKTNVYAYFHLLMAALPHLEPGDAVIATATEEALKGSTTMIDYAASKAALITLTKSVAVHLAKRGVRANVVAPGPTWTPLNEADPHMPPDGLAQIGSEAPLERAAQPEEIAPTYVYLASDADSSYTVGEVIAVTGGIVDTR; this is encoded by the coding sequence GTGGACGACACCGGAGAAAGGGAAGCCGTGCACCACGAGGAGGAACAGTCCGCGCCGCAGGTCGTGTCCGAACCGGCGCCGCCCTACGACTCCGACAAGCAGCCGCGGCCCGGCATCGAGGCCGACATGCGCACCGCGCCGCACTATCGGGCGAGCCGCTACCGGGCCAGCGGGAAGCTGGAGGGCAAGGCCGCGCTGATCACCGGCGGCGACTCGGGCATCGGACGGGCCGTGGCCCTGCTGTACGCGCGGGAGGGCGCCGACGTCGCCCTCGTGTACCTGCCCGAGGAACAGGTGGACGCGGAGCGGGTACGGCGCGAGGTGGAGGAGCAGGGCCGGCGCTGTCTGCTGCTGCCCGGCGACCTCACCGACCCGGAGTTCTGCGGCCGGGCCGTCGAGCGGACCGTCGCGGAGCTGGGCGGGCTGAACATCCTGGTGAGCAACGCGGCGTACCTCAACAGCAAGCTGGAACTGGAGCAGTTGACCGCGGAGGACTTCGACCGGACGTTCAAGACGAACGTCTACGCGTACTTCCATCTGCTCATGGCGGCGCTGCCCCACCTGGAGCCCGGTGACGCCGTGATCGCCACCGCGACCGAAGAGGCCCTCAAGGGCAGCACGACGATGATCGACTACGCGGCGTCCAAGGCCGCGCTGATCACGCTGACCAAGTCCGTCGCCGTGCACCTGGCCAAGCGGGGTGTCCGCGCGAACGTCGTGGCGCCCGGCCCGACCTGGACGCCGCTGAACGAGGCCGACCCGCACATGCCGCCGGACGGGCTCGCGCAGATCGGCAGCGAGGCCCCGCTGGAGCGCGCCGCCCAGCCGGAGGAGATCGCACCCACGTACGTCTACCTCGCCTCCGACGCCGACTCCAGCTACACGGTCGGCGAGGTCATCGCGGTGACCGGCGGCATCGTGGACACGCGGTAG
- a CDS encoding chorismate mutase, whose product MRPERLRSALTLFAAATTLAVGTAAPAAAAVERPAPAPHTAAAAHGLTTVTELVAERLLLADKVAAAKYGTDTPIDDPVREAQILDDVRARAAGLGLDPDAVAAVFRDQIEANKLVQRGLYARWDAHPDERPTERPDLAKEVRPALDRITTQLLAALAETERARALPSCGPRLVIAAGWSAYDHRLDALHLKGLGRALPSVCAAA is encoded by the coding sequence GTGCGCCCTGAACGACTGCGGTCGGCCCTCACCCTGTTCGCCGCCGCGACCACCCTGGCCGTCGGGACCGCCGCCCCGGCGGCCGCCGCCGTCGAGCGGCCCGCTCCCGCGCCGCACACGGCCGCCGCCGCGCACGGCCTGACCACCGTCACCGAACTGGTCGCGGAGCGGCTGCTGCTGGCCGACAAGGTGGCCGCCGCCAAGTACGGCACGGACACGCCGATCGACGACCCGGTGCGCGAGGCGCAGATCCTGGACGACGTCCGCGCCCGGGCCGCCGGCCTCGGCCTCGACCCGGACGCCGTGGCCGCCGTGTTCCGGGACCAGATCGAGGCGAACAAGCTGGTGCAGCGCGGTCTGTACGCCCGCTGGGACGCGCACCCCGACGAGCGCCCCACCGAGCGGCCCGACCTGGCGAAGGAGGTCCGCCCGGCCCTGGACCGCATCACCACGCAACTGCTGGCCGCGCTGGCGGAGACGGAGCGGGCCCGCGCCCTGCCGTCCTGCGGTCCGCGCCTGGTCATCGCGGCCGGCTGGTCCGCGTACGACCATCGGCTCGACGCCCTGCACTTGAAGGGGCTCGGGCGGGCGCTGCCGTCGGTGTGTGCCGCCGCGTAG
- a CDS encoding ATP-grasp domain-containing protein, whose product MSDETVKNVFVIGLDEANLPTLRQIPGAERLRFHQLLTVEELQVGEVHLPTLLDKAQSVLDGFDGSVDAIVGYWDFPVSTLVPILSERYGTRSTSLASVVKCEHKYWSRLEQRKATDRHPRFGRVDLSAEPPRPPDGVRFPMWVKPALSYSSELAFGVADEEEFHKAVTEIRDGISRIGRPFEHILERVDLPPEMDGVGGRVCLAEESMSGVQVAVEGYVHQGEVTVYGVLDSINYPDSPCFQRHQYPSTLPAPVIAQLHDVSQRVMRQIGMDSATFSIEYFYDPHTQEINLLEINPRHSQSHAELFQYVDGVPNHHCMVSLALGDDPRMPHREGPYAMAAKWYHRWFTDGVVRRVPSREEIDRIERETPGVRIEVIPEEGTRLSELPGQDSYSFELAHIYTGGADEEELREKFDHCVAALGLVFDDAPPEAETPRE is encoded by the coding sequence GTGTCTGACGAGACGGTCAAGAACGTCTTCGTGATCGGGCTCGACGAGGCCAATCTGCCCACGCTCCGGCAGATCCCCGGAGCCGAACGGCTGCGTTTTCACCAGCTGTTGACCGTCGAGGAACTCCAGGTCGGCGAGGTGCACCTGCCCACGCTGCTGGACAAGGCGCAGAGCGTGCTGGACGGCTTCGACGGCAGCGTCGACGCGATCGTCGGCTACTGGGACTTCCCGGTCAGCACCCTCGTCCCGATCCTGAGCGAGCGCTACGGCACCCGCAGCACGAGCCTGGCGTCGGTGGTCAAGTGCGAGCACAAGTACTGGAGCCGGCTGGAACAGCGGAAGGCCACCGACCGGCACCCGCGCTTCGGCCGGGTCGACCTGTCGGCCGAACCGCCCCGCCCGCCCGACGGCGTGCGGTTCCCGATGTGGGTCAAGCCCGCGCTGTCGTACTCCTCCGAACTCGCCTTCGGCGTCGCTGACGAGGAGGAGTTCCACAAGGCGGTCACCGAGATCCGCGACGGCATCTCCCGCATCGGCCGCCCCTTCGAGCACATCCTCGAACGCGTCGACCTGCCGCCGGAGATGGACGGCGTGGGCGGCCGGGTCTGCCTGGCCGAGGAGTCGATGTCCGGCGTGCAGGTCGCCGTCGAGGGCTACGTCCACCAGGGCGAGGTGACGGTCTACGGCGTCCTGGACTCCATCAACTACCCGGACTCGCCCTGCTTCCAGCGCCACCAGTACCCCTCGACGCTGCCGGCGCCGGTCATCGCGCAGCTCCACGACGTCAGCCAGCGCGTGATGCGGCAGATCGGCATGGACTCGGCCACCTTCAGCATCGAGTACTTCTACGACCCGCACACGCAGGAGATCAACCTGCTGGAGATCAACCCCCGGCACTCCCAGTCGCACGCCGAGTTGTTCCAGTACGTCGACGGCGTGCCCAACCACCACTGCATGGTCAGCCTCGCCCTCGGCGACGATCCGCGCATGCCGCACCGCGAGGGCCCGTACGCGATGGCCGCGAAGTGGTACCACCGCTGGTTCACCGACGGCGTGGTGCGCCGGGTGCCGAGCCGCGAGGAGATCGACCGCATCGAGCGGGAGACCCCGGGCGTGCGCATCGAGGTGATCCCCGAGGAGGGCACCAGGCTCTCGGAGCTTCCCGGACAGGACAGTTACAGCTTCGAGCTGGCGCACATCTACACCGGCGGGGCGGACGAGGAGGAGCTGCGCGAGAAGTTCGACCACTGCGTGGCCGCCCTGGGTCTCGTCTTCGACGACGCCCCGCCCGAGGCCGAAACCCCGCGAGAGTGA
- a CDS encoding CocE/NonD family hydrolase, whose translation MRYVTNLPYATKEEEHVTIPMSDGVRLSAHVWRPTSSDDEPVPAVLEYIPYRKRDLTAVRDSVHHPYLAGHGYACVRVDLRGTGDSEGVLRDEYLEREQADAEEVLAWLAEQPWCDGATGMMGISWGAFAALQVAARRPPSLKAIAIASFTDDRHADDMHYMGGALLSDNLAEAGTMFAYGTCPPDPAVVGDRWREMWHERLENTEPWVLEWLRHQRRDDYWRHASVCEDYQSVQCPVLASSGWADGYSNAVTRLLGNLDVPRKGLIGPWSHKFPHLGEPGPAIGYLQELVRWWDHWLKGVDNGVMDGPMLQAWMQDSVPPSTSYEERPGRWVGEPDWPSPHIRPTTHPLTRHRIEPPRDPDGPEAPEGAAMTVKSPLSVGQFAGKWASYNAPPDLPYDQREEDGGSLVFDSEPLTEPLEILGSPSVELDLSVGEPVALVAARLSDVSPDGAATRVSYGILNLTRLDSTEAPEPLEPGRRYRATIPLNGVAQAFPPGHRIRLSLSTSYWPLAWPPPKPALLSVHEHSSTLTLPVRPVDEPDEVPSSPFGEPEGTPPIATTQLTPPEERWEVKRDLVGYRAELDIVKDRGTVRFEDIGLEAGRRAHERYTAVADDFTSAGGETTWTMSFRRDDWDVRVVTHTRLTCDETDFFVDATLDAYEADRRVFSRTWNEQVPRDLL comes from the coding sequence ATGCGTTACGTGACCAACCTGCCGTACGCGACGAAGGAAGAGGAGCACGTCACGATCCCGATGTCGGACGGGGTCCGGCTTTCCGCGCACGTCTGGCGCCCCACCTCCTCGGACGACGAGCCGGTGCCGGCGGTGCTGGAGTACATCCCGTACCGCAAGCGCGATCTGACGGCCGTCCGCGACTCGGTCCACCACCCGTACCTCGCCGGGCACGGCTACGCCTGTGTCCGCGTCGACCTGCGCGGCACCGGCGACTCGGAGGGCGTGCTGCGCGACGAGTACCTGGAGCGGGAGCAGGCGGACGCCGAGGAGGTGCTGGCCTGGCTGGCCGAGCAGCCCTGGTGCGACGGCGCGACGGGGATGATGGGCATCTCCTGGGGCGCGTTCGCGGCGCTCCAGGTCGCGGCCCGCCGGCCGCCGAGCCTGAAGGCCATCGCCATCGCCTCCTTCACCGACGACCGGCACGCCGACGACATGCACTACATGGGCGGCGCCCTGCTGTCGGACAACCTGGCCGAGGCGGGCACCATGTTCGCCTACGGCACCTGCCCGCCCGACCCGGCCGTGGTCGGCGACCGCTGGCGGGAGATGTGGCACGAGCGGCTGGAGAACACCGAACCCTGGGTGCTGGAGTGGCTGCGCCACCAGCGCCGCGACGACTACTGGCGGCACGCCTCGGTGTGCGAGGACTACCAGAGCGTGCAGTGCCCGGTGCTGGCGTCCAGCGGCTGGGCGGACGGCTACTCCAACGCCGTGACCCGGCTGCTCGGCAACCTCGACGTCCCCCGCAAGGGGCTGATCGGCCCCTGGTCGCACAAGTTCCCGCACCTCGGGGAGCCGGGGCCCGCGATCGGCTACCTCCAGGAACTCGTCCGGTGGTGGGACCACTGGCTCAAGGGCGTCGACAACGGCGTCATGGACGGGCCGATGCTCCAGGCGTGGATGCAGGACAGCGTGCCGCCCTCCACGTCGTACGAGGAGCGGCCGGGACGCTGGGTCGGCGAGCCGGACTGGCCCTCCCCGCACATCCGGCCCACCACCCACCCGCTCACCCGGCACCGGATCGAGCCCCCGCGGGACCCGGACGGCCCGGAGGCCCCGGAGGGCGCGGCGATGACCGTGAAGTCGCCCCTGTCCGTCGGCCAGTTCGCGGGCAAGTGGGCCTCCTACAACGCCCCGCCGGACCTGCCGTACGACCAGCGCGAGGAGGACGGCGGCTCCCTCGTCTTCGACAGCGAGCCGCTGACCGAGCCGCTGGAGATCCTCGGCTCGCCGAGCGTGGAACTCGACCTGTCGGTCGGCGAACCGGTCGCCCTGGTGGCCGCGCGGCTGTCCGACGTGAGCCCCGACGGCGCCGCGACCCGCGTCTCCTACGGCATCCTCAACCTCACCCGCCTGGACAGCACGGAGGCCCCCGAGCCGCTGGAGCCGGGCCGCCGCTACCGGGCCACCATCCCGCTGAACGGCGTGGCGCAGGCCTTCCCGCCGGGGCACCGTATCCGGCTCTCCCTGTCCACGTCCTACTGGCCGCTGGCCTGGCCGCCGCCCAAGCCGGCCCTGCTCAGCGTCCACGAGCACTCCAGCACGCTCACCCTGCCGGTGCGGCCGGTCGACGAACCCGACGAGGTGCCGTCGTCCCCGTTCGGCGAGCCGGAGGGCACTCCCCCGATCGCCACGACGCAGCTGACGCCGCCCGAGGAGCGCTGGGAGGTCAAGCGCGACCTGGTCGGCTACCGCGCCGAGCTGGACATCGTGAAGGACCGGGGCACGGTCCGCTTCGAGGACATCGGCCTGGAGGCCGGCCGCCGCGCCCACGAGCGCTACACGGCGGTCGCCGACGACTTCACCTCGGCCGGCGGCGAGACCACCTGGACCATGAGCTTCCGGCGCGACGACTGGGACGTACGGGTGGTGACCCACACCCGGCTCACCTGCGACGAGACGGACTTCTTCGTGGACGCGACCCTCGACGCGTACGAGGCCGACCGCCGGGTCTTCTCCCGCACCTGGAACGAACAGGTCCCGCGCGACCTGCTCTAG
- a CDS encoding GntR family transcriptional regulator, translating to MQQLTTEPGQGERVGEELSLAERAYRAIRDRLVMLEIRPGAPIHEEQLAQSLGVGRTPVREALKRLQYERLITTYPRRGTFATEVNITDLAHISEVRQELEPLAAAQAARRATAADRAALTALRQQLRGADPRRQDAIALMHLDLRVHRAVYAAAHNPYLEDTLVRHDNLATRIWCLFLDRLSDMAGHVEEHGPLIEAVVAGEPERAARLARSHVEGFERAVRAAI from the coding sequence ATGCAGCAGCTGACGACCGAGCCCGGGCAGGGTGAGCGGGTGGGCGAGGAGCTGTCCCTCGCCGAGCGCGCCTACCGCGCCATCCGCGACCGCCTCGTCATGCTCGAGATCCGCCCGGGCGCGCCGATCCACGAGGAGCAACTGGCCCAGTCCCTCGGCGTCGGACGGACGCCGGTGCGCGAGGCGCTCAAGCGCCTCCAGTACGAGCGGCTGATCACGACCTACCCCCGCCGCGGCACCTTCGCCACGGAGGTCAACATCACGGACCTGGCCCACATCTCCGAGGTGCGCCAGGAGCTGGAGCCGCTGGCCGCCGCCCAGGCCGCGCGGCGGGCCACGGCAGCGGACCGGGCCGCCCTGACGGCTCTGCGGCAGCAGCTGCGGGGCGCGGATCCCCGGCGGCAGGACGCCATCGCGCTCATGCACCTGGACCTCCGGGTGCACCGCGCGGTCTACGCCGCCGCGCACAACCCCTACCTGGAGGACACCCTCGTCCGCCACGACAACCTGGCCACCCGCATCTGGTGCCTGTTCCTCGACCGGCTCTCCGACATGGCCGGGCATGTGGAGGAGCACGGGCCGCTGATCGAGGCGGTCGTCGCCGGCGAGCCGGAACGGGCGGCGCGGCTCGCCCGGAGTCACGTCGAGGGTTTCGAACGGGCCGTCCGCGCGGCCATCTGA
- a CDS encoding DUF779 domain-containing protein: protein MTTRTARVELTAAAEELLRRLTGTHGPVMFHQSGGCCDGSAPMCYPRGEFRVGASDVLLGHVAGDTPFWMSGDQYTYWSHTHLTVDVVPGRGSGFSLEAPEGVRFLLRSRLLTDEELRRIETEPPLPTGSHPVPDR from the coding sequence ATGACCACGCGCACAGCCCGGGTCGAACTGACGGCCGCCGCCGAGGAACTGCTGCGGCGGCTGACCGGCACGCACGGGCCGGTGATGTTCCACCAGTCCGGCGGCTGCTGCGACGGCAGCGCCCCCATGTGCTACCCGCGCGGCGAGTTCCGGGTCGGCGCCTCGGACGTCCTGCTGGGACACGTGGCCGGGGACACGCCGTTCTGGATGAGCGGCGACCAGTACACGTACTGGTCGCACACCCACCTCACCGTGGACGTGGTCCCCGGGCGCGGCAGCGGCTTCTCCCTGGAAGCCCCGGAAGGCGTCCGCTTCCTGCTCCGCTCCCGCCTCCTCACCGACGAGGAACTGCGCCGCATCGAAACGGAACCACCGCTGCCGACCGGGTCGCACCCCGTGCCGGACCGGTGA
- a CDS encoding class I SAM-dependent methyltransferase, with the protein MHSIANRQQAEAWNDWEGVHWAEHPEWYNAMLDAFNAPLFAAAGIGTADRVLDVGCGTGRTTRMAARQAYDGNVVGIDLSAPMLDRARRDAVSEGLGNVSFEQGDAQVHPFPRSGFDVVLSRGGVMFFADPVAAFTQLRNALVPTGRLAFLGPRPEGPESAYARATAALSPYLREPSPAARGMMSLVDPARIRHVLAAAGFADVDVTLAEAPMTLGADARDAAGFLFAMGPTRHNLRDVDPGTVARVHAEVREALAEFETSDGVRVPGSVWIVTASPERRSSAG; encoded by the coding sequence GTGCACTCCATCGCGAACCGTCAGCAGGCAGAGGCATGGAACGACTGGGAGGGCGTCCACTGGGCCGAACACCCGGAGTGGTACAACGCGATGCTGGACGCGTTCAACGCGCCCCTGTTCGCCGCCGCGGGGATCGGCACCGCGGACCGGGTCCTGGACGTCGGCTGCGGCACCGGCCGGACGACGCGCATGGCCGCGCGGCAGGCGTACGACGGGAACGTCGTGGGCATCGACCTGTCCGCGCCGATGCTGGACCGTGCCCGCCGCGACGCCGTCTCGGAAGGTCTCGGCAATGTCAGCTTCGAACAGGGGGACGCCCAGGTGCACCCCTTCCCGCGCAGCGGGTTCGACGTCGTCCTCAGCCGCGGCGGTGTGATGTTCTTCGCCGACCCCGTCGCGGCCTTCACGCAGCTCCGGAACGCGCTGGTGCCGACCGGGCGGCTCGCCTTCCTCGGCCCCCGGCCCGAGGGCCCGGAGAGCGCTTACGCACGGGCGACCGCCGCCCTCTCGCCGTACCTGCGCGAGCCGTCCCCCGCTGCCCGGGGCATGATGTCGCTCGTCGACCCCGCGCGTATCCGGCACGTGCTCGCCGCTGCCGGCTTCGCCGACGTCGACGTGACCCTCGCCGAGGCGCCCATGACCTTGGGTGCCGACGCGCGTGACGCCGCCGGCTTCCTCTTCGCCATGGGCCCGACGCGTCACAACCTGCGCGATGTCGACCCGGGCACCGTCGCCCGCGTCCACGCCGAAGTGCGCGAGGCCCTCGCGGAGTTCGAGACCTCCGACGGGGTGCGCGTCCCCGGATCCGTCTGGATCGTCACCGCCTCGCCGGAGCGCCGGTCCTCCGCCGGGTGA
- a CDS encoding TetR/AcrR family transcriptional regulator, with protein sequence MVEGKGKQSRRALETRRRIIEAAGALFVEQGYGATKLQEIADRAGVAVQTIYFVFRNKPSLLKELVDVAIAGDDEPVPTMDRPWFAEILSAPTAESALTALVGATRGTLERVAAITEMVRAAAATNPEIRELWPDRADPRYTVLSTAAKSLTEKPGARATVSADEAADILYAVLSPELFLILTRDRAWPPPKWERWAYDTLRTQLLAGNGQ encoded by the coding sequence ATGGTCGAGGGCAAGGGCAAGCAGAGCCGCAGGGCACTGGAGACGCGGCGGCGGATCATCGAAGCGGCCGGTGCGCTCTTCGTCGAGCAGGGCTACGGGGCGACCAAACTGCAGGAGATCGCCGACCGGGCGGGCGTGGCGGTGCAGACGATCTACTTCGTGTTCCGGAACAAGCCCTCGCTGCTCAAGGAACTCGTCGATGTCGCCATCGCGGGCGACGACGAACCCGTGCCGACGATGGACCGCCCCTGGTTCGCGGAGATCCTGTCCGCGCCCACCGCCGAGTCGGCCTTGACGGCCCTGGTGGGCGCCACCCGCGGGACACTCGAACGCGTCGCGGCCATCACCGAGATGGTCCGCGCCGCGGCCGCGACCAACCCGGAGATCCGGGAGCTCTGGCCGGACCGGGCGGACCCCCGGTACACGGTCCTCTCGACGGCGGCGAAGTCCCTGACGGAGAAACCGGGCGCCCGCGCCACCGTCTCCGCCGACGAGGCGGCGGACATCCTCTACGCGGTGCTCAGTCCGGAGCTCTTCCTCATCCTGACCCGCGACCGCGCATGGCCACCGCCCAAGTGGGAGCGGTGGGCATACGACACCCTCCGCACCCAACTGCTGGCCGGGAACGGGCAGTGA
- the glyA gene encoding serine hydroxymethyltransferase, whose amino-acid sequence MATSPSTRTAASPLALPLGELDPEIAAALHAELDRQQSTLEMIASENFAPAAVMEAQGSVLTNKYAEGYPGRRYYGGCEHVDVVERLAVARVKELFGAEAANVQPHSGAQANAAAMFALLKPGDTILGLDLAHGGHLTHGMRLNYSGKLYDVVPYHVRESDLRVDMDEVERLALAHRPKMIVAGWSAYPRRLDFAAFRRIADQVGAYLLVDMAHFAGLVAAGLHPNPVPYADVVTTTTHKTLGGPRGGVVLSRADLAKKIDSAVFPGQQGGPLEHVIAAKAVAFKVAAGEEFRERQQRTLHGARVLAGRLLADDVAEAGITVLTGGTEVHLVLVDLRGSALDGRQAEDRLHRVGITVNRNAVPFDPRPPMVSSGLRIGTPALATRGFGETEFREVADIIAEALKGDRAEDELRARVGKLAAALPLYAHLKGAAA is encoded by the coding sequence ATGGCAACCAGCCCGTCGACCCGCACAGCCGCCTCCCCCCTCGCCCTCCCGCTCGGCGAACTCGACCCGGAGATCGCCGCCGCCCTCCACGCCGAGCTGGACCGCCAGCAGTCGACCCTCGAGATGATCGCCTCGGAGAACTTCGCCCCGGCCGCCGTCATGGAGGCCCAGGGCTCGGTGCTGACCAACAAGTACGCCGAGGGCTACCCGGGCCGCCGCTACTACGGCGGCTGCGAGCACGTCGACGTCGTCGAGCGGCTGGCCGTCGCCCGGGTGAAGGAGCTGTTCGGCGCCGAGGCCGCGAACGTGCAGCCGCACTCGGGCGCCCAGGCCAACGCCGCCGCGATGTTCGCGCTGCTCAAGCCAGGCGACACGATCCTCGGCCTCGATCTCGCGCACGGCGGTCATCTGACCCACGGCATGCGCCTCAACTACTCCGGCAAGCTGTACGACGTCGTGCCGTACCACGTGCGCGAGTCCGACCTGCGCGTCGACATGGACGAGGTCGAGCGCCTCGCCCTCGCGCACCGGCCGAAGATGATCGTCGCCGGCTGGTCCGCCTACCCCCGCCGGCTCGACTTCGCCGCGTTCCGGCGGATCGCCGACCAGGTGGGCGCGTATCTGCTGGTGGACATGGCGCACTTCGCCGGTCTGGTCGCCGCGGGCCTGCACCCGAACCCGGTTCCGTACGCCGACGTCGTCACGACCACCACCCACAAGACCCTCGGCGGCCCCCGCGGCGGCGTCGTCCTCAGCCGCGCCGACCTCGCCAAGAAGATCGACTCGGCGGTGTTCCCGGGCCAGCAGGGCGGTCCGCTGGAGCACGTCATCGCGGCGAAGGCGGTCGCGTTCAAGGTCGCGGCGGGGGAGGAGTTCCGGGAGCGCCAGCAGCGCACCCTGCACGGCGCCCGCGTCCTGGCCGGACGGCTGCTGGCGGACGACGTGGCCGAGGCCGGGATCACCGTGCTGACCGGCGGCACCGAAGTCCATCTGGTCCTCGTCGACCTGCGCGGCTCCGCGCTCGACGGGCGCCAGGCCGAGGACCGGCTGCACCGCGTCGGCATCACCGTCAACCGCAACGCGGTGCCGTTCGACCCGCGCCCGCCGATGGTGTCGTCGGGGCTGCGGATCGGCACCCCGGCGCTGGCCACCCGGGGCTTCGGCGAGACGGAGTTCCGCGAGGTCGCCGACATCATCGCCGAGGCCCTGAAGGGGGACCGGGCCGAGGACGAACTGCGCGCCCGCGTCGGAAAACTCGCCGCCGCCCTCCCCCTCTACGCCCACCTGAAGGGAGCCGCGGCATGA
- a CDS encoding glutaredoxin domain-containing protein: MTRAWILPLLLVLCGSAVATGLLLGGSPGAAAVFLLVFVLLAGVNSRLVFPKSIAAAEARRRSAVDGRPIVFWRPGCKYCLRLRIRLGRGARALHWVDIWRDPAGAAAVRAANDGNETVPTVLVAGRPYTNPEPDRVRGQLSSP, from the coding sequence ATGACACGCGCGTGGATCCTGCCGCTGCTGCTCGTGCTCTGCGGCTCCGCCGTTGCGACCGGGCTGCTCCTCGGCGGGAGCCCGGGCGCAGCGGCCGTATTCCTGCTGGTGTTTGTGCTGCTCGCGGGCGTGAACTCCCGCCTGGTCTTCCCGAAGTCGATCGCTGCGGCGGAGGCACGACGCCGCAGCGCGGTCGACGGCCGGCCCATCGTGTTCTGGCGGCCGGGCTGCAAGTACTGCCTGCGACTGCGCATCCGATTGGGCCGTGGCGCCCGCGCGTTGCACTGGGTCGACATCTGGCGTGACCCGGCCGGAGCCGCAGCGGTGAGGGCGGCCAACGACGGCAATGAGACCGTGCCGACCGTCCTCGTGGCGGGCCGGCCGTACACCAACCCCGAGCCTGACCGGGTGCGCGGACAGCTCTCCTCACCGTGA